ATATGAATTATTAAAGGAACCAGTTCGTATGATGACAGTGAAAATACCAGTTCGTATGGATGACGGGACTGTTAAAATATTTACAGGATATCGTGCACAACATAATGATGCTGTTGGTCCAACGAAAGGTGGAATTCGCTTCCATCCGAATGTAACAGAAAATGAAGTGAAAGCACTTTCAATCTGGATGAGTTTAAAATGTGGTATCGTTGATTTACCATATGGCGGAGGTAAAGGTGGAATTATCTGTGACCCACGTGAAATGTCATTCCGTGAGTTAGAAAGATTAAGCCGCGGTTATGTACGAGCGATTAGCCAAATCGTAGGACCGACGAAAGATATTCCAGCTCCAGATGTATTCACAAACTCTCAAATTATGGCGTGGATGATGGATGAGTATAGCCGTATTGATGAATTTAACTCACCAGGATTTATTACAGGTAAACCACTTGTATTAGGTGGATCACATGGACGTGAAACAGCAACGGCGAAAGGTGTAACAATTTGTATTCGCGAAGCTGCAAAAAAACGCGACATTGATATTAAAGGTGCACGCGTTGTTGTTCAAGGATTCGGTAATGCTGGTAGCTTCTTAGCTAAATTTATGCATGATGCAGGTGCGAAAGTTATTGCAATCTCAGATGCTTACGGTGCATTGCATGATCCAAACGGATTAGATATTGATTATTTATTAGACCGTCGTGATAGCTTCGGTACAGTAACAAAATTATTTAATAATACAATTTCAAACAAAGAATTGTTAGAACTTGATTGCGACATTTTAGTTCCAGCTGCAATTGAGAACCAAATTACAGAAGAAAATGCTAATAATATTAAAGCGAAAATCGTTGTTGAAGCTGCAAATGGCCCAACAACATTAGAAGCAACTAAAATTTTAACTGATCGCGGCATTTTACTTGTTCCAGACGTATTAGCAAGTGCTGGTGGTGTAACTGTATCTTACTTTGAGTGGGTACAAAATAACCAAGGTTACTACTGGACTGAAGAAGAAGTAGAACAACGTTTAGAAAAAGTAATGGTAAGATCATTTGATTCTATTTATGAAACAGCACAAGTTCGTAAAGTGAACATGCGCTTAGCAGCGTACATGGTCGGTGTTCGTAAAATGGCTGAAGCAAGTCGTTTCAGAGGTTGGGTATAATATTATAACGTGAGAAAACGTGATTCCTTTCAAGGGAATCACGTTTTTTTTGTTGAAATATTAGAGTGAGGTGTTGTATATGGAAAATGAAATGATGGAACGAGTAGAACAATTAGAAGAAAAGGTTAAGAGGTTAGAGGGAGAATTTGCGAGAACGACGAAAGCCGAAAAAACAAGTATCGTTCGGGTGTTCGGGGAAGGACTGCTGTTTTTAATATTTGGTGCGGTTGTAGTAGGGCCAATTATCGCCTTTGTAATCTCGATTCTGACTTGGTTTGCTGAAAAATAAATAAGAAAAATAAATAAGAAAAATAAATAAGAAAAATAAATAAGAAAAATAAAAAGAACGCTTGTTCCGTACGAACAAACGTGCTATACTTTCCTTAGATAAACAAAACGGAAATGATTTTAAGGAGAGATAAATGATGAAAATGACAGTAGACCAAAGATTTATGATGCCAGCGGATGTTGTAGAACGAGTGGAAGTATTAAGAAACAAACAAAGTAAGCGCGGCACATTATTACAATCAGTAAATAAATTTTTCGGTTTAGATACGAAAGAAGATTGTGTTTGGTTTTACGGTTTTTATGGAGTTGCTGTAAGTATTTTGTTATTTATGGTATTCACATCAAATATTTTCGATTTTCTCTTCGCGTAAGAAATATGCGATAAGGACATTGCTCCCGAATACATATATAAAGAAGTAAAGTAATCTTCTGAAGTGGGAGTTGGTAGTAATGGCGATGTTTCCTATAGAGCGTAACTATATTGGGTATGGAAGTTCGCGACCCGGAATTCCTCTTTCTAAAGTAAGGTTTATTGTAAGTCATGATACGGGGAACCCTGGTAGCAATGCGATCGGGAATCGAGATTATTTTAATGAAATACAACCGAAAGCTTCGGCACATACATTTATAGATGATAAAACAATATTAGAAATTATTCCCATAAATGAAGTTGCCTATCATGTTCGATATGGTGTGCCAACAGATAATGACTTATATGGTTATGATGCCAATAAGGCTGCCATTGGAGTTGAACTTTGCTATGGCGGCGATGTTAACTTTTGGGAAGCATATACCCGTTTTACGTGGTATCATGCGTATTTATGTCAAAACTTCGGCTTGAATCCGAAAAAAGCTATCGTATCACATAAAACACTTGACCCAGCTAGAAAGATTGATCCTGAAAATGTATTAGGGAAACAAGGTATTAAATTTCAGCAGTTTTTAGCAGATGTCTATCGGATGTACGTTTCGTTTAGATGACAAATATATGAAAAATGAATACAATAAAGATAGGTGCCTACTGCTGTAAGTAGGTTTTTTCTTGTTTTTATAAATAGTGTATTGGTAAAAGACTAGGAGTGAGCCGGGTATGCAGAAAGAAACAGCTATCATAATTGGAGGCGGTCCGTGCGGATTAGCAGCAGCAATTTCGTTGCAAAAGGTAGGGATAAATCCGTTAGTAATTGAAAAAGGAAACATTGTAAATGCGATTTATAATTATCCAACTCATCAAACATTTTTCTCTTCTAGTGAAAAATTAGAAATTGGTGATGTAGCTTTTATTACAGAAAATCGTAAGCCTGTTCGAAATCAAGCGCTTGCGTATTATCGTGAAGTAGTAAAGCGTAAATCTGTACGTGTAAATGCTTTTGAGCGAGTGGAGAACGTTCAGAAAGATGGAGAAGTTTTTCATGTTGAAACAACAAAGCGTGATGGAAGTAAAGAAATATATATAGCGAAATATGTTGTTGTAGCAACTGGATATTATGACAACCCAAATTATATGAATGTTCCAGGTGAGGAATTGGAGAAAGTAGCTCACTATTTTAAAGAGGGACATCCTTATTTTGATCGAGATGTAGTAGTGATAGGTGGGAAAAACTCGAGTGTAGATGCTGCGTTAGAACTTGTTAAAGCTGGTGCGCGTGTAACGGTACTATATCGCGGAAGTGAGTATTCACCAAGTATAAAGCCGTGGATTTTGCCGGAGTTTGAGGCATTAGTACGAAACGGCACAATTCACATGCATTTCGAGGCTCATGTGAAAGAAATTACTGAACATACGTTAACGTATACAGTTGAGGGCGAGGCATATACAATCCAAAATGATTTTGTATTTGCGATGACTGGTTACCATCCTGATCATAGTTTCTTAACAAAGATGGGTGTTCGGATTGATGAAGAAACAGGACGTCCGATTTATGCAGAGGATACGATGGAAACGAACGCTGAAAATATTTTCATTGCAGGTGTAATTGCTGCTGGAAATAATGCAAATGAAATATTTATTGAGAACGGTCGATTTCATGGAGATGCGATTGCACAAACCATTGCAACAAGAGAAATGTAAAAAGAAGCTGTCGAAGTAAACTTCGACAGCTTCTTTTTTTAATTGTGCATAAACATACTTTGGATTGTTTCATGAGAGTTTGTATTTTCTAATGCAACTAATAATTTAATACGTGCTTTTTGAGCATTTAAACCGTATGTGAATACAATCCCCATATCTTTTAATTGTTTGCCGCCACCTTCATATGAATATACATCTTGAACGATGCCGTTGAAACAGCGAGAAACTAATACGACAGGAATACCTTTGTTTATTAATCGTTCTAGACTAGGAAGTGTTCTTGGAGGTAAATTACCTTGTCCAAGTGCTTCGATAACAATCCCGTCTACTGGAAGATTTTCAATTGCTGCTAACAATGTATCGTCCATACCAGCGTACGCTTTTAGAACGACTACATTTTTAGAAACCTTATTTACTGAATATGTTTCGTGATGTACTAAAGCATGGTGGAATACAACACCACGTTTTGTTACCATACCAATTGGTCCGTATTGTGGACTTTGGAATGTTGCTACATTACTTGTATGTGTTTTCGTTACATTTGTAGCGCAATGAATTTCGTCGTTTAATACGACTAATACACCTTTTTCAGCAGCTTCATTACTGCTAGCTACTTTTACAGCCGATAAGAAGTTATATAGACCGTCAGCACCTAATTCATTGCTAGAGCGCATTGCACCTGTCACAACGATCGGGATAGTTGCTTGTACTGTTAAATCTAAGAAATAGGCAGTTTCTTCTAATGTATCCGTACCATGCGTAATGACTACGCCATGAATGTTGTCTTGTTTTACTCTTTCATCAATGATGACTTGTAACTGTAACATTTCGCTCGGTGTCATATGAGGAGATGGTAGATGGAACACATCTTCAACGATTAAATCAACATCGCCTTCTAAATCAGGAATGAATTTTAAAAGAGGATTTTTTTCACCTGGTTGTACGACCCCAGTTTCTTTGTCTTCCTCCATTGCAATTGTTCCACCTGTGTGTAAAACTAGGATTCTTTTCAATGCTTATACCCCTTTCAAGTAAAAAAATACATTTAGAACATAACATGTTTTGAGTAAATTCGACAATGGAAATGTATAAAACTATGCCCCGAAAATGACAATAAAATTAACTGCTATATGTGCGATGTATAAAATCACGAACCGAAATGTGCAAATATAGTATAGGAGGGAGCCATTACGTTGAAAAAAGTGGAAAGAAT
This Bacillus paramycoides DNA region includes the following protein-coding sequences:
- the gudB gene encoding NAD-specific glutamate dehydrogenase, whose product is MVAEKGTQTKTQQQREQHFELLNSTQIVISEALEKLGYPNEVYELLKEPVRMMTVKIPVRMDDGTVKIFTGYRAQHNDAVGPTKGGIRFHPNVTENEVKALSIWMSLKCGIVDLPYGGGKGGIICDPREMSFRELERLSRGYVRAISQIVGPTKDIPAPDVFTNSQIMAWMMDEYSRIDEFNSPGFITGKPLVLGGSHGRETATAKGVTICIREAAKKRDIDIKGARVVVQGFGNAGSFLAKFMHDAGAKVIAISDAYGALHDPNGLDIDYLLDRRDSFGTVTKLFNNTISNKELLELDCDILVPAAIENQITEENANNIKAKIVVEAANGPTTLEATKILTDRGILLVPDVLASAGGVTVSYFEWVQNNQGYYWTEEEVEQRLEKVMVRSFDSIYETAQVRKVNMRLAAYMVGVRKMAEASRFRGWV
- a CDS encoding DUF3961 domain-containing protein, translated to MMKMTVDQRFMMPADVVERVEVLRNKQSKRGTLLQSVNKFFGLDTKEDCVWFYGFYGVAVSILLFMVFTSNIFDFLFA
- a CDS encoding peptidoglycan recognition protein family protein, producing the protein MAMFPIERNYIGYGSSRPGIPLSKVRFIVSHDTGNPGSNAIGNRDYFNEIQPKASAHTFIDDKTILEIIPINEVAYHVRYGVPTDNDLYGYDANKAAIGVELCYGGDVNFWEAYTRFTWYHAYLCQNFGLNPKKAIVSHKTLDPARKIDPENVLGKQGIKFQQFLADVYRMYVSFR
- a CDS encoding YpdA family putative bacillithiol disulfide reductase yields the protein MQKETAIIIGGGPCGLAAAISLQKVGINPLVIEKGNIVNAIYNYPTHQTFFSSSEKLEIGDVAFITENRKPVRNQALAYYREVVKRKSVRVNAFERVENVQKDGEVFHVETTKRDGSKEIYIAKYVVVATGYYDNPNYMNVPGEELEKVAHYFKEGHPYFDRDVVVIGGKNSSVDAALELVKAGARVTVLYRGSEYSPSIKPWILPEFEALVRNGTIHMHFEAHVKEITEHTLTYTVEGEAYTIQNDFVFAMTGYHPDHSFLTKMGVRIDEETGRPIYAEDTMETNAENIFIAGVIAAGNNANEIFIENGRFHGDAIAQTIATREM
- the ansA gene encoding asparaginase yields the protein MKRILVLHTGGTIAMEEDKETGVVQPGEKNPLLKFIPDLEGDVDLIVEDVFHLPSPHMTPSEMLQLQVIIDERVKQDNIHGVVITHGTDTLEETAYFLDLTVQATIPIVVTGAMRSSNELGADGLYNFLSAVKVASSNEAAEKGVLVVLNDEIHCATNVTKTHTSNVATFQSPQYGPIGMVTKRGVVFHHALVHHETYSVNKVSKNVVVLKAYAGMDDTLLAAIENLPVDGIVIEALGQGNLPPRTLPSLERLINKGIPVVLVSRCFNGIVQDVYSYEGGGKQLKDMGIVFTYGLNAQKARIKLLVALENTNSHETIQSMFMHN